Genomic segment of Streptomyces sp. NA02950:
CGCCGTCCAGGAAGCCTGGCTGCGGCTGGCCCGGACGGAAGCCGACGCCGTGCACAACCTGGGCGGCTGGCTCACGACCACGGTCTCCCGCATTTGCCTCGACATGCTGCGGGCCCGCGTATCGCGGCGGGAGGACCCGGCAGGCCACCCGGTGCCCGATGAGGACCCAGGGGCGCCTGCGGGTGGCTGCCCGGAACAGCAGGCGGTGCTGGCCGACTCGGTGGGCCGCGCCCTTCTGATCGTGCTGGACAGGCTGGGCCCCGCCGAGCGTGTCGCGTTCGTGCTGCACGACATGTTCGCCGTGCCGTTCGAGGAGATCGCCCCCGTCGTGGACCGCTCCCTCGCCGCTGCCAAGCAGCTCGCGAGCCGGGCCCGCCGCAAGGTACGGGGCGCCCCCGCCGTCCCCGGCGCGGAGCCGGCCCGGCAGCGGCTCGTGGTCGAGGCGTTCCTGGCAGCGGCACGAGCGGGCGACATCGACGCAGTCCTCGCGGTGCTGGCGCCCGACGTCGTACGGCGTGCGGACCGCGCGGCTCTTCCAGCGGGCAGGCCGGTCGAGGTGCGCGGTGCGCGGGCCGTGGCGGAGGAGATCGCGGTCTTCGGGCAGAACGCGCACGTTGCGCAGATGGTGCTCATCAACAATGCCGTGGGGATCGTGGTCGCGCCGTACGGACGACTGCGGCTCGCCCTTACCGTCACGACCGCCCGCGGGAGGATCACCGGGTACGAACTGATCGCCGACCCGAACCGACTTCGGCAGCTTGATCTGGCCGTTCTCGACCTCACCCTGGGCGAGTCACCATTCTCTGAGTGGCATAGCGATGAGGTGCCGGCAAACGATGGCACCCTCGAGTGATCGACGCACCACCCGCGGATGATCATGTGTTCGTGGAGGCACAGGTGCGTGACTCCGGGTTTTCGCCGGCTCAACAGGATGAGATCTGCAGACGCCGGCGCGCGGGGCAGCCGTTCAGCCTGATCGGGCGGGCGCTCGGGGCGCCGATACAACACGCCCGTCGGTTCCTGCACCGGAGCGGCGGCGTCCGCCTCACCCCGCGGACGCGGCCGAAGTGACATCCGAGCGGCAGCGAGCGCGAGGAGACATCCCGCGGCACCGCGGCCGGAGAATCGGCCCGGCAGCTGGCCCAGCGGCTGGACAGACCGCCTTCGGCCCTCTCCCCCGGGACCGCCCGCGAACGGCCGCACAGACCGCTACCGGACCGCGTCGGCCGATGCGGCCGCCCATGCGCGTGGGCGCCGCCCCCAGCAGGCCCCCAGGAGGCCAGGCTCGCCCAAGGGCCCGCTCTGCGCGTCCTGGTGGAGGCCAAGCCCGCTCTGTACTGGTCTGCCGAACAGATCGCAGGAGGGCTGCGCCGCCAGCCCCCCGCGACGCGTCCATGCAGATCCCGCACGAAGCGATCCACCTCTCCCTTGCCGGCCCTCGCCCGCGTCAGGCGATCGATTGCAGCCTCACCCAGCGGCTCCGGTCAGCCAGGCCCCTGCGTCGTCCGAAGACCGCCCGCCGGCCTGCCTGGGCAGGGCATCATCCGCGGCATGCTGTCCATCACCGCCCGCCCCGCCGAGGTCCAGGACCGCAAGGTGCCCGGCCACTGGCAGGGGTGACCTCGTGAGGTGCACCCCCGGGGGGCGCTACGGCCCCTCGAGCGCACCAGCCGCCACACGACCAACGTCGCGCTCCCGGACGGCACCAAGGCCGGGCAGGTCACCCCGCACCCCACCCCAAGTCCCCTCGGCACCCCGCCCCCGCCCCGGCCAACGCCCACCCAGACCGGGACCAGGACCAGGACCGGGACCAGGACCGGGGCCGGGGCCGGGCCGGGACCGGGAGACGGCCGAGCACCAGGCCATCACCGCCGAGACCGGGATGCCGATCCACCTGGGCAAGCCGCGCAGCCCGTGGCAGCGCGGCACCAACGAGAACACCGATCGGCTGCTCCGGCAGTACCTCCCCAAGAGCGCGGACCTCCGCACGTCCAGCCAGACCGACCAGGTACGCCGCCGACGAGCTCAACCACCGCCCGCGCAGGCCCCCCGCGACCGCACTGGCGGCAAGGTCCACACTGACCTCCTGAAACAGCGGTGATGCGCTGACCGCTCGAGCCCGCCGATCCCTTGACGACAGCACAGGCTGCCAGGCGCCCGGGTCCGTAGGGTGGCTGCAGCAGCGGAAAAAGGGGGGCTGATGCAGATCGGGGAACTGGCCCAGCGCACGGGGGCGAGCCGACGCTCGATTCGCTACTACGAGCAGCACGGGCTGCTGGAGGCTCAGCGCACCGGCCGGGGGTGGCGGGCCTATGACGAGCGTGCGGTGCACCGCGTGCTGAACGTGCGGGAGCTGCTCAAGGCAGGATTGCGGATGGACGACATCCGCCAGGTGGCGCCGTGTCTGGACATGAAGACGGCGGACTTCCTGGCCTGCCAGGACAGTCCGGCCGAGGTACTGGCGATGTACGAGCAACGCCTGGCCGCAGTGGAAGCAAAGGCCGCGGAGCTGGCCCGCTACCGGGCCGAGCTGGTCGAGCGGATCGCGCTGTTGCGCGCCGGACGGCCGGACGGGGACTTCGGTGAGCTGCTGCGCCAGGCGGAGGCGGGCTCAGCGGCTTGAAGGTGACACTGGTGTCACTACCTACCGTGCGGGCCTATGGATACTGTTGCTGGAAAGAGGCCCGGCCCGCCGGGCTGGCTGTATGTCCTGTTCTTGACCTTGCTGGCCACGGCCACGGACGAGTTCATCATCGCCGGAGTTCTGCCGTCCGTCGCCGATGATCTGGGGGTCGGTGTCGCAGCGGCCGGGCAGTTGGTGACCGCCTTCGCCGTGGTCTATGCGCCTGGACCGGATACGCGCCCACTGGGGCGACATGCTCCGCGTGGCCGAGTCCCTCACCCTGGGCGAGGTCCGCGGCCACGACCTGATCCGCATGCTCTCCCGGGACGGCAAGCCGACTGGGCTGGGCGACGCGTTCGCCCACTACGGGCGGATCTTCAAAACGCTGCACCTGCTTCAGTTCGTCTCCGATGAGGGATACCGGCGGATGATCGGTGCCCAGCTCAACGTCACCGAAGCCCGTCACCGGCTCGCCCGGAAGATCTTCTTCGGGCAGCGCGGCGAACTGCGCCAGCACTACCGCCAGGCATGGAGGACCAGCTCGGCGCGCTCGGCCTGGCCCTGAACGCCGTGGTGCTGTTCAACAGCCTCTACATCGACGCCGCCGTCAAGCAACTGGCCGCCGGCGGCTTCCCGGTCACCGACGAGCTGCTCGCCCGCCTCTCCCCGCTCCAGTACGACCACATCAACTTCCTGGGCCGCTACGCCTTCACCCAGCCGTCGGCGCCGGGCCTGCGGCAGCTACACGACCCGCACAGCGACGACGAGACGGACGACGGCGAGGACGGGTAGCCGCGGGCCCGTACCGGCGAACAGCGGTCCGGCCCGGAGTGACACCTACGCCTCCGGGCCGGACCGCTTGGTGCGAGTTAGGTTCAGCCGGTGGGCAGGATACGCAGGTGCGGGCTGTCCTGGGCTGAGTCAACGCAGGGGGCGGAGCGGGGCGCCGCCGCGGAACGGGACCCGGAAAGTTCGACGTCCGAGCCGACGCGCACCGACCGGCTGCGGTCCATCTGACGAACCCATCGCGAGTAGGCCCGGTCGTCACGACCGGGCCTACTCGTATGACACTCACGCATCACAAACAGAATCATTGTTCTGCTAGTGTCTCCATAAGCAGAATATGAGTTCTTTTTGTGGGGGGTGTTGTGCCTCGGCTCACCGACGCGCGCAAGGAACTTCGGCGTACTCAGATCGCCGAGGCCGCCGTCCGCTGCTTCAGCCGCAACGGCCTGGAGCGGACCTCGATCGCCGACATCACCGCCGAGTCCGGCCTCTCGGCTGGCTCGATCTATGCGCACTACCGCAACAAGGCCGACCTGGTCCGGGTCGCCGCCCGCGAGGTGCTCGCCAAGCGCGCCGCTGTCCTCGGCGAGTACGCCGCGGCCGACGCCCCACCCGGCCCCTACGAACTGCTCTCCCGCTTGATCGCCTCGATCGACCCGGCCGAGGCTCGGGTCGGCGTGCAGACCTGGGGAGAGTCGACCACCAACCCGGCCATCCGCGACATCGTCGTCGACATGACTGACCGGATGCGCGCGATGCTGCACGACTGCGTCACAGCCTGGCTCGTCAAGGTCGAGCACCATGAGCCGACCCAAGCCCGGGAGCGCGCCACTCCGATCGCCCACCGGGTCATGGCGCTCTACCAGGCCGAACTGCTGTACACCGCCTTGCAATCACCGACTGAGGAGACAGCGTCATGACCACCGCGACCGCTTCGTTCGCCGGCCGCATCGTTTTGCGCGTCGGCTACGGTGCCTTGCAGCTTGAGCGGCTGCACGACCGCCGCGGCGAAGCCGTCGCGCTGCTGCGCCGAGCGGTCGAGTTGGGCGTCGACCACGTGGACACCGCCGAGTTCTATGGCTTCGGTTTCGCCAACGCCGTGATCCGCGAGGCACTGCGCCCCGAGGACGACGTCCTGGTGGTCACTAAGGTGGGGGCTGACCCCAACCCGGGCGGGCGCGTGCCGTTGCGTCTGGCGCAGCGGCCCGAGCAGCTGCGCGCCAGCGTCGAGGACAACCTGCGCAGCCTCGGCGTCGACCGGCTCGCGGTCGTCAACCTCCGCCGCCTGGACACCGGCCCCGGGCTGCGTCCTGAGGGCGATCAGGTCATCGACCTCGACGACCAGCTCGCGGTGATGACTGCCCTGCGCGACGAGGGCAAGATCGGTGCGATCGGCCTGAGCAGCGTCACCCTCGACGGCCTGCGCCGCGCCCTGCCGGCCGGCATCGTCTGCGTGCAGAACGCGTACAGTCTCGTCTCCCGCGACGACGAGGACATGCTGCGGTTGTGCGCGGCCGAGGGCATCGCCTGGGTGCCGTTCTTCCCGCTCGGCGGGGTCTTCCCCGGCCTGCCCAAAGCGACCGACGAGCCAGCGGTGCACGCCGTGGCCGAGTCCCTGGGCGCCACGCCCTCCCAGGTCGGCCTCGCCTGGCTGCTGCACCACGCCCCGAACGTGCTGCTCATCCCCGGCACCGCCAACGCCGCCCACTTGGAGGCCAACATCGCCGCCAGCGAGATCACCCTCGACGCCGCGACCCTCGCCACCCTCGATGCCATCGAGTCCCGCTCCAACGACGTCCCAATCGGCTGACCGCAACCAACGCGACCCGGCTCGCGACCGCACCACACGTCGGACACCCTGACGCACCGCCAGGCCACGCCAGGAAACCCCGCTCTACCAGGCTCCAAGGACGGATCATGAAGGCCATCATCTACCGCGACAACGGCGCCCCCGACGTTCTGCAGTTCATCGACCGTGACCTGCCAGCGCCCGGCCCCGGCGAGGTTCGCGTCCGGGTCGCCGTGTCCGGGGTCAACCCGACCGACGGGCAGGCACGCTCCGGCGTCGGCCACCCCAAGCACTTCTCGGAGGTCACCCCGCACCTCGACGGCGCCGGCACGGTCGACGCTGTCGGTGAGGGTGTCGACCAGAGCCGGGTCGGTCAGCGGGTCTGGCTGTTCATGGCCGCCGCCGGGCGGCCCACCGGCACCGCCGCCGAGTTCACCGTCGTGCCCGCCGAACAGGCCCTGCAGCTGCCCGACGAGGCTGGCTTCGACGTCGGCGCCTCACTCGGCGTCCCCGCGCTGACCGCGCACCGCGCGCTCACCGTCGCCGAGGACGGTCCGCGCCGACTGCGGCCCGGGGCACTCGGCGGGAGGGTGGTGCTCGCCGCGGGCGGGGCCGGAGCGGTCGGGCACGCGGTGATCCAGCTCGCCCGATGGGCCGGCGCCACCGTGATCAGCACGGTCAGCAGCCCGGAGAAAGCCCGGCTGGCCACCGCCGCCGGGGCCCACCATGTGATCAACTATCGCGAGGGCGACCCGGCCGCCGAGATCCGCAAGATCGCCCCGGACGGCGTCGACATCGTCGCCGAGGTGGCGCTGGGCGCGAACCTCGCACTGGACCTGGCCGTGCTGCGAACCCGCGGCACGATCTCGACCTACGCCAACGACGGTGGCAAGCCAGTCGAACTGGACGTGCTGCAGAACATGGTGCTGAACACACGCTTCCAGTTCCTGGTGCTCTACACGGCCGGTCCGGAGGCACGCGCCGCGGCCGTCCAGGACGTCGCCGCCGCAGTGCGCGACGGCGCGCTGCCGGTCGGCGAGGAGCACGGCCTGCCGCTGATCCGCTTTCCCCTCGACCGCACCGCCGACGCGCACCGAGCGGTCGAGAGCCGCGCGGTCGGCAAAGTCCTAGTGGACGTCACCTCCTGACGTCCAGTCGGCTACCGCGCACCCACCCGCCGCCCACGGGGAACCCCGCATGGGGCGGCCGGGTGGGCGGCGTCACCCCGACCTCTGTCCGGCCCGCGGCCACCCCCCACCTCAAGGATTCTCATAAACGACCCTTTGCCCGAGCAAGATCTAAAACGGCCCGCCGAACCCTTGCTGATCTCCGATCGGTTCTCAGAACCCGTTCTCACTCAAACATGGGCCGGATCCCCTTCTGAGACTTGTGTTGTGCGAGAATCCGGGGCCGTGACGGGCGCTCAGGACCCCGCGACGCGCGACGCGGACGACGTCGAGCGCCACCCCTGCCCCCGCTGTGATGTTCAACCCGGCTCGCCGTGTCGCTCGCGCGGCGGCGCAGTCGCCAGCGCCTACCACACGGGCCGGTTCACGAAGGTGCCCCGGCTCGCGAAGCTGCTGCGGGTGCAGACGCCTGCCGACCGCGGGCCGGGGCAGCCCTGGCGGCCCGGCACCCCGCCTCCGGCCCCGGCCGCGGCGGACACCCCGGGCGCGGACATCCGTATCGGCTACGCCCGTTGCTCGCACCTGAGTCAGGAACTCGACTCCCAGCTCGACGCGCTCACCGCCCACGGCATCCCCCGTGACAAGGTGTTCAGCGAGAAGATCAGCACCCGGGTCCGGGCGCGCCCCCAGTTCGATCAGGCACTGCGTACGGCGCGGAAGATCAAGGCGCACGCCCCGCACTGCCGGGTGATCGTCACCGTGTATGAGATGAAGCGGCTGGGCCGTGACGCTGCCGAACTGACCGCGCTCGCCGACCACCTCACCGCCCACGGCCTGGTCCTGGAGATGCTCGCCGGTCCCCTGCCCGGCATCTACGACCCCACAGGGCCGGGGAAGCTGCTGTTCGCGTTCTTCGCGGCGATGGCGGAGACCGAGCGGGAGAACATCCGGGAGGCGACGCTGGAGGGGCTCGACACCGCGGCCCGCAAGGGCAAGCACGGCGGCCGGCCGCCGGTCATCACCGACGACATGCTGCACACCGTGCTGCGCCGCCGTGCGAACGGCGAGTCCGTCGAGCAGATCCAGCCCGACCTAATCATCCCCACCGGCAGGCGCAAGGGCCAGAACCCCTCGGTCGCCAGCGTCTACCGGGCACTCGCCGAGCACGCCAGGCGCGAGGCGTACCCCGAGGCCATCAAGGCAGCGCACGCCGACTTCGCCGCCCTCCAGGCCGGTGAAGTCCCCGGCCCGCGTACGAAGACCGAGCCCGCACGGTGACATCGAACCACGTCAGTGGCTACCGCTAATTTCCGTTCCGATACTCCCCGAGGGCCAAGACCAGCTCATCACGCCTAACGAGCGCAAGAGGTCCAGATAACGGCCTGCTCATCGGTCAGAAACTCGACTGGCATACAGCGGACGTAACCAACCCTCGACGAGCAAGCGCGGATCTTCCAGTGAACGCCCACTGGAAGCGGGCGACCTGTGCTAGAGAATCACCCCACAGCGTCCAAGGACAATCTCACCGATACTGGCTGTTCCGTTGGTTCCCGAGGCCGTGGAGGCCCGTGAGTTCACGGAAACTGAAGGTTCTTCAACGCGAACCCGGGGGTGTGTTGCCTTGATTCTGGGGGATGGACCCGTGGGTTCGCGGTCGACTCAGGGGTCGGCCTCGGCAGCCTGCTCCAGCAGTGCCCGTGCGGAGTCCGCGTAGCGCATGGCCGTCTTCTCGTGAAGCCCGAACACCTCGGCGAGGTGAAGGGGATCAGGGCCTTGGACCATGGCCTCTTCGAGCTGTCGGTCGACGCGGAGTCTCTCCAGAGTCGCCTCCTGGCCGCGCAGGGGCCCGCGGACCCAGCGGTTGCTGGCGCGACCGGTGCCCGTGGCGGTCTGGTTGTTGATAAGCAGGTGGAGGTTGGCCGTGTTCGGCCAACGCTCGCGCCGGTGTTCCAGCCACTCCAACAGGAGTTTCAGGGTGAGATCGTCGAGTGGCCGGGCTCGCCCGGCGATGGTCAGGCGGCGGTTCCCGACGTCGGCGTCGTCGAGCATGATGGTGGCGATCTGGGCGACCCGGGCTGCGTGGACGGCCGCGAGAGCGAGGACGAGCCGGACGGCCGGCGTGGTGGCGACGGCGACAGAACGATCGACCTGGGCCGGCAGCAGAGGCTGGAGCACGGCGTAGTTGTTCTGGCCGACCGTGATGCGGCTGGTCGGGTTTCGGAAGATCACGCCCGACCGCTTGGCCCAACTGAACAGAGATCGCAGTCCGACGAGCCGGTCGTGGCGATGACGGCCGTGCAGGGTCTTGAGATGAGCCAGGACGTCCTCGCGGGCCACTTCCCGCAGGTGGTCGTAGCGGTTCGACCATTCCAGGAGTGCTGGGAGGACCTGGTTGAGGTAGAGGCGGACCGTCGCTTGCTGCCGGGGGCGGCTGCGGGAACTTCCGTCGCGCAGAACCCGGGTCCAGCCCTCGGCTTCCGCAGCGATGCCCGGGGCGAGCCCCTCCAAGCGCTCGGCGAGCCAGCACTCGAAGAAGGGTTCCTCGTCATCCAGGAAGATCCCCATCTCCTCCAGGTCCGTGATGGTGTGGCCGACCCGCAGGTCCAGGGCACGGAGCGGGGTGAAGATCTCGCTGTGGCGAATGACGTCGCCCTCGGTGTATCCGGTGAGCACGATGGCCAGGCCGCGGTTGACGGCGAAGCGGATGCCCCACCCCCAGCCCCGCGTCTCGGCAAGTCGCTGGGCGAGGTACTTTGCCCAGGCCAGCCAGGGGTTGGTCAGGTCAGCGGCGGCCGGGTCGAGGCGGCAGTAGTCACGCGGAACCTGCTCGAACAACGGCAGTTGCTTCCAATCACTGCTCGGCCGTGAGCGCGACACCGGTGGCGGTCTGCGGGATGCTTCTCGCACCCTGATGCGGTGCAGAGCCGTGAGAGCCGATCCTCTGCGGTAGTGCAGTCCCACGAAGAAGAGCTGGTGATGGCGGACGCCCTTGAGCCATGGGGCCATCACCTCGCCATTGACGGTCGGCATGCCGGTGGCCATCTTGGCGTTGAGTCGGGCCTGGCACCAGCACAGACGGCAGTACTCCCCCTTCAGCGGCTGGACTCGTCGGCAGCCGACGCAGGCGGCCGCCTCGTGACTGCGGCCGAACATGTAGCAGGTCTGGCAGAGGCGTCCGCTGAAGTCGCCCCAGGCCAGGCAGCTGTCGCAGGAGTCGGGGGGCTTGCGATAGCCCTTCGGATACCGGCTCATGCCGGAGGCAGCGACCGGCCATCGCGGCGCTTGGGCACCACCGCCGGGGGCAGCGGTGCCGGAGCCAACCGCGACTCGACCTGTCTCTTCCTGACTGGGACGGTTGACTTTGCCCGGCTCGGGGATCAGCAGGTCGCCGATCTCGCAGCCGAGGACGACGCAGATGACATCCAGGTCCTCCAGCTTGAGCGAGACCGGCTGGCCCGACCACAGCCCGGACATCTTCCCGGCCGAGATCACCAGGCCGTGCTCCGCGAGATTGCGCTGAAGCTCGGACGCCTTCCAGATGCCCTTGTTCGCGGCGGTCAGCCGCAGGTTCCACCTCATCGGACCAGTCCTTCCAGCCGCTTCGCGGCTCGTTCCATCCCGGCAACCCAGGCGTCCTCGACCCGGGTCTGCTGAACGTGGATATACCGCATCGTCGTGGCGATCCAGGAGTGTCCCAAGACCTCCTGAATCGCGAGCAAGTCCAGTCCAGTTCCGTAGAGTTGAGACGCGCAGTAGTGCCGAAGGACGTGCGGCGTCAGCTTCTCGCCCCACCCCGGCAGATGAGCCTTGGCCGCCTTCTTCAGGCCGTGGCTCAGTGCGTCGTCCCCGACCCGGCGCGAGGAGCCGTCGGTGTTCTTGCGCTCGGAGGGAAAGAGCGGGGCGCCAGGGCGGGTGTGTCA
This window contains:
- a CDS encoding tyrosine-type recombinase/integrase, whose protein sequence is MSHGLKKAAKAHLPGWGEKLTPHVLRHYCASQLYGTGLDLLAIQEVLGHSWIATTMRYIHVQQTRVEDAWVAGMERAAKRLEGLVR
- a CDS encoding recombinase family protein; amino-acid sequence: MTGAQDPATRDADDVERHPCPRCDVQPGSPCRSRGGAVASAYHTGRFTKVPRLAKLLRVQTPADRGPGQPWRPGTPPPAPAAADTPGADIRIGYARCSHLSQELDSQLDALTAHGIPRDKVFSEKISTRVRARPQFDQALRTARKIKAHAPHCRVIVTVYEMKRLGRDAAELTALADHLTAHGLVLEMLAGPLPGIYDPTGPGKLLFAFFAAMAETERENIREATLEGLDTAARKGKHGGRPPVITDDMLHTVLRRRANGESVEQIQPDLIIPTGRRKGQNPSVASVYRALAEHARREAYPEAIKAAHADFAALQAGEVPGPRTKTEPAR
- a CDS encoding TetR/AcrR family transcriptional regulator, whose protein sequence is MPRLTDARKELRRTQIAEAAVRCFSRNGLERTSIADITAESGLSAGSIYAHYRNKADLVRVAAREVLAKRAAVLGEYAAADAPPGPYELLSRLIASIDPAEARVGVQTWGESTTNPAIRDIVVDMTDRMRAMLHDCVTAWLVKVEHHEPTQARERATPIAHRVMALYQAELLYTALQSPTEETAS
- a CDS encoding sigma-70 family RNA polymerase sigma factor, producing the protein MSAHDGLAEGFEAHRGRLRAVAQRMLGSHSEAEDAVQEAWLRLARTEADAVHNLGGWLTTTVSRICLDMLRARVSRREDPAGHPVPDEDPGAPAGGCPEQQAVLADSVGRALLIVLDRLGPAERVAFVLHDMFAVPFEEIAPVVDRSLAAAKQLASRARRKVRGAPAVPGAEPARQRLVVEAFLAAARAGDIDAVLAVLAPDVVRRADRAALPAGRPVEVRGARAVAEEIAVFGQNAHVAQMVLINNAVGIVVAPYGRLRLALTVTTARGRITGYELIADPNRLRQLDLAVLDLTLGESPFSEWHSDEVPANDGTLE
- a CDS encoding aldo/keto reductase — protein: MTTATASFAGRIVLRVGYGALQLERLHDRRGEAVALLRRAVELGVDHVDTAEFYGFGFANAVIREALRPEDDVLVVTKVGADPNPGGRVPLRLAQRPEQLRASVEDNLRSLGVDRLAVVNLRRLDTGPGLRPEGDQVIDLDDQLAVMTALRDEGKIGAIGLSSVTLDGLRRALPAGIVCVQNAYSLVSRDDEDMLRLCAAEGIAWVPFFPLGGVFPGLPKATDEPAVHAVAESLGATPSQVGLAWLLHHAPNVLLIPGTANAAHLEANIAASEITLDAATLATLDAIESRSNDVPIG
- a CDS encoding NADPH:quinone reductase, with product MKAIIYRDNGAPDVLQFIDRDLPAPGPGEVRVRVAVSGVNPTDGQARSGVGHPKHFSEVTPHLDGAGTVDAVGEGVDQSRVGQRVWLFMAAAGRPTGTAAEFTVVPAEQALQLPDEAGFDVGASLGVPALTAHRALTVAEDGPRRLRPGALGGRVVLAAGGAGAVGHAVIQLARWAGATVISTVSSPEKARLATAAGAHHVINYREGDPAAEIRKIAPDGVDIVAEVALGANLALDLAVLRTRGTISTYANDGGKPVELDVLQNMVLNTRFQFLVLYTAGPEARAAAVQDVAAAVRDGALPVGEEHGLPLIRFPLDRTADAHRAVESRAVGKVLVDVTS
- a CDS encoding MerR family transcriptional regulator, whose translation is MQIGELAQRTGASRRSIRYYEQHGLLEAQRTGRGWRAYDERAVHRVLNVRELLKAGLRMDDIRQVAPCLDMKTADFLACQDSPAEVLAMYEQRLAAVEAKAAELARYRAELVERIALLRAGRPDGDFGELLRQAEAGSAA